The Pseudomonas cucumis sequence GCATCGTCGAAGACGCCACACCGCTGACCTTCCCGTTCAAAAGCGCCAAGGACCTGCTCGGTCACTGCACCACCTACGGTTTGTCCATCAGCCAAGTGATGCTGACCAACGAAAGTGCCTGGCGCCCGGAAGCGGAGACCCGTGCCGGTTTGCTGAAGATCTGGCAAGTGATGCAAGACTGCGTCACCGCCGGTTGCCGCAACGAAGGCATCCTGCCCGGTGGACTGAAGGTCAAACGCCGGGCCGCGGCGCTGCATCGGCAATTGTGCAACAACCCGGAATCATCGCTACGCGACCCGCTGTCGGTGCTGGACTGGGTCAACCTGTACGCCTTGGCGGTCAACGAAGAAAACGCCAACGGCGGACGCGTGGTCACCGCGCCCACCAACGGTGCAGCCGGAATCATCCCGGCGGTGCTGCATTACTACATGCGCTTCATCCCCGGCGCCAACGAAGATGGCGTCGTGCGCTTTCTACTGACGGCCGCCGCGATTGGCATTCTGTACAAGGAAAACGCCTCGATCTCCGGTGCCGAAGTCGGCTGTCAGGGCGAGGTGGGCGTCGCCTGTTCCATGGCCGCCGGCGCCTTGTGTGAAGTGCTGGGCGGCACGGTGCAGCAGGTGGAAAACGCGGCCGAAATCGGCATGGAACACAACCTCGGCCTGACCTGCGACCCGATTGGCGGGCTGGTGCAAGTACCTTGCATCGAGCGCAACGCCATGGGCTCGGTCAAAGCCATCAATGCAGTGCGCATGGCCTTGCGCGGCGACGGTCAGCACTTCGTCTCCCTCGACAAAGTCATCCGCACCATGCGCCAGACCGGCGCCGACATGAAAAGCAAATACAAGGAAACCGCCCGTGGCGGTTTGGCGGTCAACATTATCGAGTGCTGATGCGCGCATCTGCACTATTTTCAGGAGCTGGATATGTCCACCGAACAATTGTTGAAAACCCCGTTGCACGCACTGCACCTCGAACTCGGCGCCCGCATGGTGCCGTTTGCCGGCTATGACATGCCGGTGCAATACCCGATGGGCGTGATGAAAGAACACCAGCACACCCGTGATCAGGCCGGGCTGTTCGATGTTTCGCACATGGGCCAGATCCGCCTGACCGGCGCCAACGCGGCCCAAGCCCTGGAAACCCTGGTGCCGGTGGACATCATCGACCTGCCGGTGGGCATGCAGCGCTACGCGATGTTCACCAACGAGACCGGCGGCATCCTCGACGACCTGATGGTCGCCAACCTCGGTAACGACGAACTGTTCCTGGTGGTCAACGCGGCCTGCAAGGACCAGGACCTGGCGCACCTGCGCAAGCACATCGGCGGCCAATGCACGATCGAGCCACTGTTCGAAGAGCGCGCGTTGCTGGCTCTGCAAGGCCCGGCCGCTGTCACCGTGCTCGCACGCCTGGCGCCGGAAGTTGCGAAGATGACCTTCATGCAGTTCGCCCGCGTGAAGCTGTTGGGCGTGGACTGCTTTGTCAGCCGTTCGGGCTACACCGGTGAAGACGGTTTCGAAATCTCCGTACCAGCGGCCAATGCCGAAGCCCTGGCGCGTGCCCTGCTGGCCGAACCGGAAGTAGCGGCCATCGGCCTCGGTGCTCGCGACTCCCTGCGCCTGGAAGCCGGCCTGTGTCTCTACGGCCACGACATGAATACCGAAACCACTCCAATCGAAGCGAGCCTGCTGTGGGCCATCTCCAAGCCTCGACGTGCCGATGGCGCGCGGGCCGGCGGCTTCCCTGGCGCTGAAACCGTGTTCGCCCAACAGCAAGCCGGTGTCAGCCGCAAACGCGTTGGCCTGCTGCCGCAGGAACGCACACCAGTGCGCGAAGGTGCAGAGATCGTCAACGATGCCGGCGACATCATCGGCAGCGTGTGCAGTGGCGGCTTCGGTCCGACCCTTGGCGGTCCTTTGGCCATGGGTTACCTCGACAGCGCTTACATCGGTCTGGATACGCCGGTTTGGGCAATTGTTCGTGGGAAAAAGGTGCCTTTGCTTGTAAGCAAAATGCCATTTGTTCCACAACGCTACTATCGCGGTTGATTGACTGTTTCTATAAGTAACGCGGCTGCGTTAACAGTGCACTAATCTGTAACGCAGCCGCCATAAAACAGTGCGTACGTTTCGTTTATGAACGTTACTTATAACGATTGAAAACAACTGAACAACTCTGTCAAAAAAGCCCGCGCTAGTGTGACCAACCCGAGGAAATACGGGCCTTCGCAGGGCTTGTTTTTTCTCCCGTGGTTGGCGTAGAGTTTGTTCACTGTGTTTGCATGGGTCGCTTGGAATCGTGACCTGGGCAGTAGCCTACAAGTTAGCTACATCCCGTTCGACGCCTTCTTACTCTCCTGCAACCAGCCCCAGTACTCTTTCACCAGAAGGAGGCTGTCATTCATTTTTTGCGTCAAAGGAAATAAGAAATGTCCCAACGTCAGAGCGGTACCGTCAAGTGGTTTAACGACGAGAAAGGTTTTGGTTTTATCACTCCAGAAAGCGGTCCGGATCTGTTCGTACATTTCCGCGCTATTCAGGGCAACGGCTTCAAGAGCCTGAAAGAAGGCCAGAAAGTGACTTTCGTTGCTGTGCAAGGCCAGAAAGGCATGCAGGCTGACGAAGTACAAGCAGAAGCCTGATCTTCTGTAACGAAAAAGCCCCTGATACTGATATCAGGGGCTTTTTTGTGCGCGTAAATCCGTAAAATGGCTTCTTTTTCCGTTCAGAGGCTGCCATGTCGAAACACCTGCTCTACCCACAGGGCGACTTCCCCGCCGTCGGCCTGGGGCGTCGTCTGGCAGCGATGTTCTACGACTTTCTGTTATGCACCGCCCTGCTGATCGTCACCAGCGGCATTTACAAGATGATTCAGATGGCGATCATCGGCGAAGGCCAAATGCGCGCCTTGACTGAAGCCGGCGCGCTGGACGGTGATCCGCTGCTGTCGACGGTGCTGTTGTTCGTGCTGTTCGGCTTCTTCGCCAAGTTCTGGACCTGGTCGGGGCAGACGCTGGGCATGCAGGTCTGGGGCATCCGCGTGCAAAACGCCGATGGCTCATCCATCAGCCTGTGGCAGGCGCTGTTGCGCTTTGTGGTGTCGATCGCGTCCTGGCTATGCCTGGGGCTGGGGTTCTTCTGGTCGCTGTTCGACAAGCAGAAGCGCAGCTGGCATGACATCTATTCCAATACACAGCTTGTACGGATCCCAAAGAAAACCAAGTAATTGCGCCGTATGAAAATCACTGTGAGAGCGGGCTTGCTCGCGAAATCGGTGTGTCAGACAACATCAATGTTGAATGACATGCCCTCTTCGCGAGCAGGCTCGCTCCCACAGTTTTTGCGGCTTAACTGACAGCTCTCAAGCGTTCCCCACCAACTTCATCCGCGCCGCCTGCGTGAAATCAAGCATCCGCTTCAACGGCCGCACCGCCTGCGGAATCAACGCCGGATCAACGAAGATCTCGTTGGTCCCCTCGCGCAAGCTCTTCAGCGTGCGCTCAAGCGTGTTCATCGCCATCCACGGGCAATGCGCGCAACTGCGGCAGGCCGCGCCGTTACCGGCCGTTGGCGCTTCGATAAAGACCTTGTCCGGGCACAGCTGCTGCATCTTGTAGAAGATGCCACGGTCAGTGGCCACGATCAGGGTCTTGTTTGGCAGACTTTGCGCAGCAGCGATCAGCTGACTGGTGGAACCCACCGCGTCGGCCAACTCGATAACGGCGGTCGGCGACTCCGGGTGCACCAGAATGGCCGCATCCGGGTACAGCGCTTTCATGTCTTCGAGCTGCTTGGCCTTGAACTCTTCATGGACGATGCAGGCACCGTCCCACAGCAGCATGTCGGCACCGGTCTTGCGCTGGATGTAAGTGCCCAGGTGTTTGTCCGGGGCCCAGATGATGGTTTCGCCGTTATCCATCAGGCTTTCGACGATTTCCAGTGCACAGCTGGAAGTCACTACCCAATCCGCCCGGGCTTTGACCGCCGCCGAGGTGTTGGCATACACCACCACCGTACGTTCCGGATGCTGGTCGCAGAACGCCGAGAACTCGTCCACCGGGCAACCCAGGTCCAGCGAGCAGGTCGCTTCCAGAGTCGGCATCAGCACGCGTTTTTCAGGGTTGAGGATTTTCGCGGTTTCGCCCATGAATTTTACGCCGGCGACCACCACGGTCTTGGCCGGGTGGGCATTGCCGAAGCGGGCCATCTCCAGAGAGTCGGAGACGCAACCACCGGTTTCTTCGGCCAGGGCCTGAATGACGGGATCGCAATAGAAGTGGGCAACCAGCACTGCGTCCTGAGCCTTGAGCTCGGCAGCGATGGCAGTACGGTAATAAGCCTCTTCCTCGGCCGTCAGCGGCTTGGGCTGCTTGGCGTCGAGGTGGGCTTGAACCAGAAGGCGTTCGGAAATCTGCGTCATGTTCGCAAGACCTGCAGGCGCTTTCGCGCGAAAGTCGAGTATACACCCGGCTCTGGACCCTTCAGGGTACCGCCGGGAGAGTGAGTGTTCATCAGGCGTGGATAGCGTTGAAGATGCGCAAGGCTACAGAATATCCCCGAGATGCAAAAGACCATTCTGACCTGCGTCACGCGGTGCAGCATCCAGCTTGAGCCAGACATAAATCGCGGGCAAAAAAAAAACCGAAAATCCTCACTTGCGTGGGCCTTCCATTTTTTTTGGGGGTGTTCGGGATTCGAACCTATGACCAACTGGCTAGAAGACAATTGGACTACTGGATTGCAGGAAGCCCCATAAAATGCCGTAAAAGCATGGCCTTGCAGCCTCTGCTCACATTAGAGGCTTCTTTCAGCCATTTCGACCAAAGGCGGCACTGGTGAAACCACGAACGCGGTCCACCTCTTGCTCAGGGTTGAATCAGGCCGGCATTTATAGCGAGCAGCACCGCAGCGCGGCGAGACGTCACACCAAATTTGCGGATGACTTTTCCTATATGAAAATTGATATTGGCTTCAGCGCAGTTAAAAATTGCCGATATCTCCCAACTGGTCTTGCCTTTGGAACACCATCGCAGGATTTCTCTTTCTTGCTCGGTCAAACTAAAGGTGCCTTGTGAAGCTGAATCGAAGACAAAGGATGCAGCACTTTGAAGTGCTATATCTTTTAACAAGGCAAGATTAGAGATCTCTTGAGAAATATGAGAACGGGCGATGGCTGTCGTTTCTGCATCAGACAGAAACTAAACACGCCAAATTCTCCACGAGCCCCGTGCATCGGCAAGGAAACGCCATGGATAAGTCCATGTGAATGGGGACGTGACTAGTAAAACTGATAGTGGTGTCGCATTACCTTTCAAGAGGACAATGAGTGCTGTACATCACGGAGGGATCAAATGTTTATCGAAATCGCACGACGCGAGCACTTGAACACACAGCGCCTTGATGGAATGCACCAGTTGCGGGCACACATTTTCAAAGACAAAAAAATTGGGATGTCCACGTCATTGATAACAAAGAGGTCGACGAATACGACAGTCTCAACCCTTATTACCTGTTGATCAGTCAGTATACGGGGGACGAGGTTATCGGTTGCTGGCGGATTCTAGAAACCGTCGGCCCTACATGCTCAAAGATACTTTCCCTGAATTGCTCCACGGTAAGCCGCTCCGCAAAATATTCAAACGCTTGAACTCAGCCGCTTTGTCGTTCGCGCCCAACGTCCAGGCAATTCGACTTTCTCAGACATCACGCTGCAAGCAATCAGGGAAGTCGTCAGATTTTCGTTAAACCGGCAAGCACATCAGCTGCTCACTGTAACCACTGTGGGCGTTGAACGGATGCTGAAGAAAACAGGCATATCCATGACCCGCTTTGGCCCTTCATTGCGCATCGGTATCGAACAGGCCGTAGCCCTTAATATTAACCTTGACGAGAAAACCCTGCAGGCGCTGTTCGGCGCATCAGGTGTTCGGCCGAGTCATTAGCCTGTATGGGTGACAACCCGTGCGCAAACGCTTCAACTCTATGCCATAACTCGGATCGAGGACCGACCCAAGCAGCAGTTCCGCAAGGTCCGACCTAATCGCCAGGCGGACTTTCTACTGCTTGGGAGCGATAGTCGCGTCCACTCTTTCAGCGGGCAAGATCACCTGTGAAATTGTCCAGCGCATTAAGGAAACTTCCCAGCATCTGGTCGCTGATGTCACCCATGTGAGGAATGCGCATCATGACCTGACCACTTTCGGCCATCAGTCGCTTGTTCAACTTGCCATACCCCGTGTCGATCAAATATCCGGCTTCGCGCATCAGTGCCTTAGTGCGCGACAGGTCGAGTCTGGAATCGACATAGAGCGAGGTGAGCGACGGGGACGCATCGGCGTCCTCAGTAAACAACCTGAAGCGTTCCGGCCGGGCGCGCACCCAGGCCCGTACATCGTTCTGCTGCTTGCGGTGCCGTGCAAACCGCGCCTGCAAGCCTTCCTGATTGACGATGTAATCAAGTTGAACATGCATCTGGTTGAGCAATGTGCAGTTCGGTGTCGTCAGGGTTTGTCCTTGCCGCGCCATATCGACGTGCCGAAGCAGATCCAAGGTGTACACCCTGTTCTTTATTGTCTGCGCCTTGGCGAGCGCAGCCTCATTGACGAAAGCGATTCCGAACCCGGGTGGCAGCGCCAGGCATTTTTGCGTGGCCGTTACGTAAGCGGCGGGAAGTGCTTGTGCGATACACGTGGGTGCGCCGGCAAAAAGACTGACGCCATCGACAATGGCAAGCGCTCCGTGCATGCGAATCAGCTCACAGACCTGGACAATATCAGTCGCTACCCCAGTGGAGCTTTCATTGTGGGTCAGCGTGACCACATCGAAACTCCCCTTGTCCAGAACACTCTTCAGAATGTCCAAGTCGATACCGGCACCCGGCGTAAAATCCAGGCGCTCAACGTGGGCATTGAAGCCAGTGGCCAACGTCTGGAACAGCTCGCCAAAGGCACCGACGCAAATACACAGGACGCGGTCGGTCTCGGCAACCAGCGAGCGCACTGCGCACTCCATGGCGTTGCTGCCACTGCCATTGATCAGCGTCGCCTGATAGGCCGCGGGCAACTCAGCGATGTGCTCAAGGTTCATCAGAATGTTCGAGATAATCTCGACTGCCTGCTTGTCTCGATGTCCGAATTCCGGGTAGCTACCGGCTTTGCGTACCTCGGGCCTGATCCAGGTAGGACCAGGGATGAACAGTTTTAACTCGCTCAAAATCACTCCTTGGATGGCAAGACTAAAAAAGCTGGAACCTCCTCCGAAAGTTGATGGCTGGGAGCCTCCGAATGTCGCTTGCAAGCGCGCCATATACTATCAAACTGCCTCGCAACGAGAGAGGTATTCAGCCCTGCTGGAGCAAGGTCCGGATCAGACGCACAAGCGTGTCGACTCCCCAGCGGGCCTCTTCGCGAGTCAGCACCAGAGGCGGCAACAACCGGATAACGCGTTCGGCCGTAACATTAATCAACAGGCCTTCACGCAGGGCTTCAGCCACCAGCTTCTGGCAGGGACGATCAAGCATGATCCCGATCATCAGACCCAGGCCGCGTACTTGCTGGACCTGTGGCAAGTCGGCTAATTTTTCGCGCAATTGTTCTACGATAAACTCTCCGAGTTCTCGGGCGTGATCCAGCAGACCGTCTTCTTCGATGATCCTTATGGTCTCTGTTCCTGCACGGCAGGCAAGAGGATTACCACCGAAAGTCGAACCATAACTGCCTAGGGTGAACGTTGTCGCTGCATCCCCCCAGGCGAGGCACGCGCCGATCGGTATGCCGGAGCCCAGCCCCTTGGCGAGGGTCATTACGTCGGGTTGAATTTTCGAGTGCTGGTGGGCAAACCACCGACCGGTGCGGCCGATGCCAGTCTGGACTTCGTCCAGCATCAACAACCACCCTTTACGATTGCAGATCTCACGCAACTTGGTCAGGTAGCCGGCATCAGGCAGATTGACACCACCTTCTCCCTGCACAGGTTCGACCAAGAGCACCAACAGTAATAGTCGAGAGAAGCGAGTTTATAGCCCGGGAAGCGGACCCCATTCACTACAAGGTGAAACACCGAGAAATACCGGTTGCAAGGCGTCACTCGTCACGGCTTCGACTGTTTGGATGTCCTAGGCGCCAAATGCAATATGACCGACATTACCGCGACCATCGACTTGGGCCAATTCGCGTACATGCGACCACTGCCCATCGTCGAGCGGCGGCCAAATACTATTTCGAATGCTTGGGCAGTGATTTCGAAGTCACATAGTGACAGCGCTTTCGGGCTCAGCCGCTGGCAGCGGTATCTGGACCTGAACAGCAAGGGTCGGGCATCGAAGCGTGGAGGCAGAATCTTCCGTGCCGTTTACTCTGGTGATCAGCAGGGTTGGGATGAAGACACAGGTGTTTGCCTTTCCCCCTTCCAGACCCGCGCCTGTGCTTTATTGCAGGCAAAAAAAAAATCCGGAAATCCTCACTTGCGTGGGCCTTCCAGACTTTTAAAACTGCTACAAAAATGGTGGGTCGTGTGGGATTCGAACCTACGACCAATTGGTTAAAAGCCAACTGCTCTACCAACTGAGCTAACGACCCGCTGTGTGGTGGCACGTATAATACTGATTTTTAAGGACTATTCAACACCTAATTTGAAATAAATCAAAAATAAGGTGTTGGGTCGGTCACACCGGCTGCTGCGAAGCCTTCTGCACGCAGGCGGCAGCTGTCGCATTTACCGCAGGCGCGGCCATTATCGTCTGCCTGATAGCAGGAAACGGTCAGCCCGTAATCGACGCCAAGCTTCACGCCGGCCTGAACGATCTGCGCCTTGCTCAGGTTCTGCAGTGGCGCCTGAATACGGAAGCCCTGCCCTTCTACCCCGGCCTTGGTCGCCAGATTAGCCATGCGCTCGAAGGCTTCGATGAACTCGGGACGGCAATCCGGGTAACCGGAGTAATCCACCGCGTTAACCCCGATAAAGATGTCCCGCGCGCCCAGCACTTCAGCCCACCCCAACGCCAGGGACAGAAACACGGTGTTGCGCGCCGGCACGTACGTCACCGGGATACCTTCACCCGGCGTTTCCGGCACATCGATACTAGTGTCGGTCAGTGCCGAGCCGCCGATACCGTTCAGGTTCAGGCCAATCACCTTGTGCTCGACCACACCCAAGTCTTGGGCGACACGTGCTGCGGCATGCAATTCGGCGTGCGAGCGCTGACCGTAATCGAAGCTCATGGTGTAGCAGCGGTAGCCATCAGCGCGGGCCATGGCCACGACGGTCGCGGAGTCGAGGCCGCCGGACAGCAGGATGACCGCACGTTTTTCGACAGTGTTCATTTGTTCAGTCATTTCAGCGCCCCGGCTCGTCATTCCAAAGATATTTATGCAGCTGCAATTGCAGACGCACAGGCAGATTGTCCGCCACCACCCAGTCCGCCAGATCACGCGCGCTCAGATCATGGTGGCTCGGCGAGAACAGGACTTCGCCGGCACGCAGGTCAAGACCGTACTGAATCAGTTTGGACACGGCCCAGTCGTAGTCTTCCCGCGAGCAGATGACAAACTTTACCTGATCGTTAGGCGTGAGCAGCTCGATGTTCTCGTAGCGGTTGCGGTGTGCTTCTTTCGAACCCGGAGTTTTCAGGTCGACGACGCGACTGACTCGCGGATCGACCGCCGAGATATCCAGTGCGCCACTGGTTTCCAGCGACACTTCGTAGCCGGCGTCACACAACTGCTTGAGCAAGGGAATGGCATTCGGTTGCGCCAGGGGTTCGCCACCCGTAACACAAACATAACGCGGGCGAAAACCGGCCACTTGCTCGAGGATGTCGTCGAGCGTGCGAATGGTGCCGCCAGTGAACGCGTAGGCGCTGTCGCAGTATTGGCAACGCAATGGGCAACCGGTCAGGCGCACAAATACAGTGGGCAGCCCGGCAGTCCGCGTTTCACCCTGCAACGAGTAGAAAACTTCGGTGATTCTCAATGTGTCTTGCATAGTCGCCACGGGCGTAACAGCTAAACAGGCTGTCCGCCTCCGTCAGGCACTTCAAGGAACCTCGCCAACGCGCAGATCCCAAAAAGCGTGTTTCATAAAAAGGGCATGAATTCTAACGAAAAAACCCGCGATAGGCGCGGGTTTCTTCAATACAGCTCAAGCAGCCTTACATGCGCTGCAAGTCGCGTTGTGCCAACTGAGCGGCGGAAGTGCCCGGATACTGGGACACAACCTGCTGCAGAATGCCTTTGACCCTGTCGGTATGACCGAGGCGGCGCTCTACATCAGCGAGTTTGTACAACGAATCAGGCACTTTAGGGTGCTTGGGGTACAGCTGTGAAACCTTGGCAAATGCTTGACCTGCACCTTGCAGATCGCCTTTGGCCAGATTCACTTCACCCAACCAGTACTGGGCGTTGCCCGCGTATTGGCTGTTCGGGTATTTGCGCAGGAATGCGGCGAAAGCCT is a genomic window containing:
- a CDS encoding L-serine ammonia-lyase — translated: MSLSVFDLFKIGIGPSSSHTVGPMRAAARFAEGLRREGLLAATTCVKVELYGSLGATGKGHGSDKAVLLGLEGEHPDTVDTETVAARLQEIRGNGRLNLLGEHSIAFNEKEHLAMIRKPLAYHPNGMIFRAFDAAGLQIRSREYYSVGGGFVVDEDAAGADRIVEDATPLTFPFKSAKDLLGHCTTYGLSISQVMLTNESAWRPEAETRAGLLKIWQVMQDCVTAGCRNEGILPGGLKVKRRAAALHRQLCNNPESSLRDPLSVLDWVNLYALAVNEENANGGRVVTAPTNGAAGIIPAVLHYYMRFIPGANEDGVVRFLLTAAAIGILYKENASISGAEVGCQGEVGVACSMAAGALCEVLGGTVQQVENAAEIGMEHNLGLTCDPIGGLVQVPCIERNAMGSVKAINAVRMALRGDGQHFVSLDKVIRTMRQTGADMKSKYKETARGGLAVNIIEC
- the gcvT gene encoding glycine cleavage system aminomethyltransferase GcvT; translation: MSTEQLLKTPLHALHLELGARMVPFAGYDMPVQYPMGVMKEHQHTRDQAGLFDVSHMGQIRLTGANAAQALETLVPVDIIDLPVGMQRYAMFTNETGGILDDLMVANLGNDELFLVVNAACKDQDLAHLRKHIGGQCTIEPLFEERALLALQGPAAVTVLARLAPEVAKMTFMQFARVKLLGVDCFVSRSGYTGEDGFEISVPAANAEALARALLAEPEVAAIGLGARDSLRLEAGLCLYGHDMNTETTPIEASLLWAISKPRRADGARAGGFPGAETVFAQQQAGVSRKRVGLLPQERTPVREGAEIVNDAGDIIGSVCSGGFGPTLGGPLAMGYLDSAYIGLDTPVWAIVRGKKVPLLVSKMPFVPQRYYRG
- a CDS encoding cold-shock protein produces the protein MSQRQSGTVKWFNDEKGFGFITPESGPDLFVHFRAIQGNGFKSLKEGQKVTFVAVQGQKGMQADEVQAEA
- a CDS encoding RDD family protein, producing MSKHLLYPQGDFPAVGLGRRLAAMFYDFLLCTALLIVTSGIYKMIQMAIIGEGQMRALTEAGALDGDPLLSTVLLFVLFGFFAKFWTWSGQTLGMQVWGIRVQNADGSSISLWQALLRFVVSIASWLCLGLGFFWSLFDKQKRSWHDIYSNTQLVRIPKKTK
- the nadA gene encoding quinolinate synthase NadA gives rise to the protein MTQISERLLVQAHLDAKQPKPLTAEEEAYYRTAIAAELKAQDAVLVAHFYCDPVIQALAEETGGCVSDSLEMARFGNAHPAKTVVVAGVKFMGETAKILNPEKRVLMPTLEATCSLDLGCPVDEFSAFCDQHPERTVVVYANTSAAVKARADWVVTSSCALEIVESLMDNGETIIWAPDKHLGTYIQRKTGADMLLWDGACIVHEEFKAKQLEDMKALYPDAAILVHPESPTAVIELADAVGSTSQLIAAAQSLPNKTLIVATDRGIFYKMQQLCPDKVFIEAPTAGNGAACRSCAHCPWMAMNTLERTLKSLREGTNEIFVDPALIPQAVRPLKRMLDFTQAARMKLVGNA
- a CDS encoding LuxR family transcriptional regulator — its product is MTEQEREILRWCSKGKTSWEISAIFNCAEANINFHIGKVIRKFGVTSRRAAVLLAINAGLIQP
- a CDS encoding acyl-homoserine-lactone synthase, which gives rise to MDNKEVDEYDSLNPYYLLISQYTGDEVIGCWRILETVGPTCSKILSLNCSTVSRSAKYSNA
- a CDS encoding acyl-homoserine-lactone synthase, encoding MQTLELSRFVVRAQRPGNSTFSDITLQAIREVVRFSLNRQAHQLLTVTTVGVERMLKKTGISMTRFGPSLRIGIEQAVALNINLDEKTLQALFGASGVRPSH
- a CDS encoding pyridoxal-phosphate-dependent aminotransferase family protein, which codes for MARLQATFGGSQPSTFGGGSSFFSLAIQGVILSELKLFIPGPTWIRPEVRKAGSYPEFGHRDKQAVEIISNILMNLEHIAELPAAYQATLINGSGSNAMECAVRSLVAETDRVLCICVGAFGELFQTLATGFNAHVERLDFTPGAGIDLDILKSVLDKGSFDVVTLTHNESSTGVATDIVQVCELIRMHGALAIVDGVSLFAGAPTCIAQALPAAYVTATQKCLALPPGFGIAFVNEAALAKAQTIKNRVYTLDLLRHVDMARQGQTLTTPNCTLLNQMHVQLDYIVNQEGLQARFARHRKQQNDVRAWVRARPERFRLFTEDADASPSLTSLYVDSRLDLSRTKALMREAGYLIDTGYGKLNKRLMAESGQVMMRIPHMGDISDQMLGSFLNALDNFTGDLAR
- the queC gene encoding 7-cyano-7-deazaguanine synthase QueC — translated: MTEQMNTVEKRAVILLSGGLDSATVVAMARADGYRCYTMSFDYGQRSHAELHAAARVAQDLGVVEHKVIGLNLNGIGGSALTDTSIDVPETPGEGIPVTYVPARNTVFLSLALGWAEVLGARDIFIGVNAVDYSGYPDCRPEFIEAFERMANLATKAGVEGQGFRIQAPLQNLSKAQIVQAGVKLGVDYGLTVSCYQADDNGRACGKCDSCRLRAEGFAAAGVTDPTPYF
- the queE gene encoding 7-carboxy-7-deazaguanine synthase QueE, which encodes MQDTLRITEVFYSLQGETRTAGLPTVFVRLTGCPLRCQYCDSAYAFTGGTIRTLDDILEQVAGFRPRYVCVTGGEPLAQPNAIPLLKQLCDAGYEVSLETSGALDISAVDPRVSRVVDLKTPGSKEAHRNRYENIELLTPNDQVKFVICSREDYDWAVSKLIQYGLDLRAGEVLFSPSHHDLSARDLADWVVADNLPVRLQLQLHKYLWNDEPGR